Proteins encoded within one genomic window of Ideonella dechloratans:
- a CDS encoding MFS transporter, translating into MSSPSVPLSPPSHPDSAPLPASLVLLMATGTSLAVASIYYSQPLLGQLGESLHASTGTIGLVPTLTQLGYALGILLLAPLGDRHDRRNLITLKAAGLALALLACGLAPGVGLLLAASLVVGVTATMAQDIVPAAAALAPEALRGRTVGTVMTGLLLGILLSRVASGLVAQQFGWRAVYGLAAVGVAAIGVASWRGLPHLAPTTTLGYGALMRSLAQLWQRHPALRRAAWAQGLLSVGFSAFWSTLAVMLFQRYQMGSATAGAFGLAGAAGALAAPLAGRLADRRSPGWVTRLGTGLTALSFAAMALELWLPTPAWLPLLVLATIGFDFGVQATLVAHQTLIYSLEPAARSRLNAVLLTAMFIGMAAGSALGSQALAHGGWLAVVALATLAAAAAWGVRMATPVGRH; encoded by the coding sequence ATGTCCAGTCCCTCCGTTCCCCTGAGCCCGCCGTCCCATCCGGACAGCGCCCCCCTGCCCGCCTCGCTGGTGCTGCTGATGGCCACCGGCACCAGCCTGGCCGTCGCGTCCATCTACTACAGCCAGCCGCTGCTGGGCCAGCTCGGCGAAAGCCTGCATGCCAGCACCGGCACCATCGGCCTGGTGCCCACGCTGACCCAGCTGGGCTACGCGCTGGGCATCCTGCTGCTGGCGCCGCTGGGCGACCGGCACGACCGCCGCAACCTGATCACCCTGAAGGCCGCCGGCCTGGCCCTGGCCCTGCTGGCCTGCGGCCTGGCCCCGGGCGTGGGCCTGCTGCTGGCCGCCAGCCTGGTGGTGGGGGTGACGGCCACCATGGCCCAGGACATCGTGCCGGCCGCGGCCGCGCTGGCGCCGGAGGCCCTGCGCGGCCGCACCGTCGGCACGGTGATGACGGGCCTGCTGCTGGGCATCCTGCTGTCGCGGGTGGCCAGCGGCCTGGTGGCCCAGCAGTTCGGCTGGCGCGCCGTCTACGGCCTGGCGGCGGTGGGCGTGGCGGCCATCGGCGTGGCCAGCTGGCGCGGCCTGCCCCACCTGGCGCCCACCACCACGCTGGGCTATGGCGCGCTGATGCGCTCGCTGGCCCAGCTGTGGCAGCGCCACCCCGCGCTGCGCCGCGCGGCCTGGGCCCAGGGCCTGCTGTCGGTGGGCTTCAGCGCCTTCTGGTCCACGCTGGCGGTGATGCTGTTCCAGCGCTACCAGATGGGCAGCGCCACGGCCGGTGCCTTCGGCCTGGCCGGTGCGGCCGGCGCCCTGGCCGCGCCGCTGGCCGGCCGGCTGGCCGACCGCCGCAGCCCCGGCTGGGTGACCCGCCTGGGCACCGGCCTGACCGCCCTGTCCTTCGCCGCCATGGCGCTGGAGCTGTGGCTGCCGACCCCGGCCTGGCTGCCGCTGCTGGTGCTGGCCACCATCGGCTTCGACTTCGGCGTGCAGGCCACGCTGGTGGCCCACCAGACGCTGATCTACAGCCTGGAGCCGGCCGCCCGCAGCCGCCTGAACGCGGTGCTGCTGACCGCCATGTTCATCGGCATGGCCGCCGGCTCGGCCCTGGGCAGCCAGGCCCTGGCCCACGGCGGCTGGCTGGCGGTGGTGGCCCTGGCCACGCTGGCGGCTGCCGCCGCCTGGGGGGTGCGCATGGCCACCCCGGTGGGCCGGCACTGA